The Clostridium septicum genome contains a region encoding:
- a CDS encoding ABC transporter permease: MKESIKVNLTKYKSLIGLVALCIIISIITPRFLTVTNITNVLTQISVNAIIAVGMTFVILTGGIDLSVGSTLALSGAFAASIIKSTGNIWLAIIVAIIIGSIIGLVNGALVSKGKLQAFIATLATMTIFRGATLVFTNGTPISKLPESFMKIGNGKIGVLPIAVLITIIVAVIAMYMLSQTRFGRYLYAVGGNEDSARLSGINTNKIKTLVYVLSGIAAAISGVIITSRIGSASPNAGSGFELDAIAAVVIGGTSLAGGEGKISGTIIGALIIGVLNNGLNLMNVSPFYQSIVKGLVILIAVLLDKRDRRK; the protein is encoded by the coding sequence ATGAAAGAAAGTATAAAAGTAAATTTAACAAAGTATAAATCACTTATAGGATTAGTTGCTTTATGTATAATAATATCAATTATAACTCCAAGATTTTTAACAGTAACAAATATAACTAATGTATTAACTCAAATATCAGTAAATGCTATTATAGCAGTTGGTATGACATTTGTTATATTAACAGGTGGAATAGATTTATCAGTAGGTTCAACACTTGCTTTAAGTGGAGCATTTGCAGCATCTATAATTAAATCAACAGGCAATATTTGGCTTGCGATTATAGTAGCTATTATAATTGGTTCAATTATTGGTTTAGTAAATGGAGCTTTAGTATCAAAAGGTAAATTACAAGCATTTATAGCAACACTTGCAACAATGACAATATTTAGAGGTGCAACATTAGTATTTACAAATGGAACACCTATATCAAAGTTACCAGAAAGCTTTATGAAAATAGGAAATGGAAAAATAGGAGTTTTACCTATAGCAGTTTTAATTACAATAATAGTAGCAGTAATCGCAATGTATATGTTATCACAAACTAGATTTGGAAGATATTTATATGCTGTTGGTGGAAATGAAGATTCAGCAAGACTTTCAGGAATAAATACAAATAAAATAAAAACTTTAGTATATGTACTTTCAGGAATTGCAGCAGCAATTAGTGGTGTTATTATAACAAGTAGAATAGGATCAGCTTCACCAAATGCAGGATCAGGTTTTGAATTAGATGCAATAGCAGCAGTAGTAATTGGAGGAACAAGCCTTGCAGGTGGAGAAGGAAAGATATCAGGAACAATTATAGGTGCTTTAATTATAGGAGTATTAAATAACGGATTAAACTTAATGAATGTATCACCTTTCTATCAATCAATAGTTAAGGGATTAGTAATATTAATTGCAGTATTATTAGATAAG
- a CDS encoding sugar ABC transporter ATP-binding protein: protein MSAKNPMLKMVNVSKSFPGVKALDNVNVTAFGGEVTALMGENGAGKSTLMKILSGVYQKDQGQVFVEGKEVKIKGIKDAERHGITIIHQELSVIPNLTIAENIFLGNEKYNRFTGKINKSLLIERSKMFLEQIGCNLDPNMLVEDINVGERQMIEIAKALTKNAKIIIMDEPTTALTDVETKKLFEVIDNLKKKGIAIIYISHRMEEIFTICDRVEVLRDGKYAGEAKIADIDNDKLIAMMVGRKIEDQFPYRKIKLGSTILRVNDLNYKDIVKNASLEVKAGEILGVAGLMGSGRTELVKTIFGEYRKTSGEIFLEGNKVNIKCSKDAIENGICYLSEDRKKEGCILGMSVADNMTLCNLRKYERKNKSINRKEEQRDVEEYIKKINIKTPNSEQLIKNLSGGNQQKVILAKWLLLSPKVLIIDEPTRGIDVGAKKEIYELLNELKSMGKAIIMISSDLPEVLGISDRIMVMSEGKISGEISREEATQEKIMKLAVGMQ from the coding sequence ATGAGTGCCAAGAACCCAATGTTAAAAATGGTAAATGTAAGCAAAAGTTTTCCAGGTGTTAAAGCGTTAGATAATGTTAATGTAACAGCATTTGGCGGAGAGGTTACAGCTCTAATGGGTGAAAATGGAGCAGGTAAATCTACACTTATGAAAATATTAAGTGGTGTTTATCAAAAAGATCAGGGACAAGTTTTTGTAGAAGGAAAAGAAGTTAAAATTAAAGGGATAAAGGATGCTGAAAGACATGGAATTACAATAATTCATCAAGAATTAAGTGTTATTCCTAATCTTACAATAGCTGAAAATATATTTTTAGGAAATGAAAAATATAATAGGTTTACAGGAAAAATAAATAAAAGTTTATTAATTGAAAGAAGTAAGATGTTTTTAGAACAAATAGGCTGTAATTTAGATCCTAATATGTTAGTTGAAGATATTAACGTTGGGGAAAGGCAAATGATTGAAATTGCAAAGGCACTTACTAAAAATGCAAAAATAATAATTATGGATGAGCCAACTACAGCATTAACAGATGTCGAAACTAAGAAATTATTTGAAGTAATTGATAATTTAAAGAAAAAAGGTATAGCTATTATTTACATATCTCATAGAATGGAAGAGATTTTTACTATATGTGATAGAGTAGAAGTTTTAAGAGATGGTAAATATGCAGGTGAAGCCAAAATTGCAGATATAGATAATGATAAGTTAATAGCCATGATGGTTGGTAGAAAAATAGAAGATCAATTTCCATATAGAAAAATTAAGTTGGGAAGTACTATACTTCGTGTAAACGATTTAAATTATAAAGATATAGTTAAAAATGCCTCATTAGAAGTAAAAGCAGGTGAAATACTTGGAGTTGCAGGATTAATGGGATCAGGAAGAACTGAACTTGTTAAAACAATTTTTGGAGAGTATAGAAAAACTTCAGGAGAAATATTTTTAGAAGGAAATAAAGTAAATATAAAATGCAGTAAAGATGCTATAGAAAATGGAATTTGTTATCTTTCAGAGGACAGAAAAAAAGAAGGTTGTATATTAGGAATGTCAGTTGCAGATAACATGACATTATGTAATTTAAGAAAGTATGAAAGAAAAAATAAATCAATTAATAGAAAAGAAGAGCAAAGAGATGTTGAAGAGTATATTAAAAAGATTAATATAAAAACTCCGAATAGCGAACAACTTATAAAAAATCTTAGTGGCGGAAATCAACAAAAGGTTATTTTGGCTAAATGGTTACTATTATCTCCAAAGGTTCTTATAATTGATGAACCAACTAGAGGGATAGATGTAGGCGCTAAAAAGGAAATATATGAGCTTTTAAATGAATTAAAATCAATGGGAAAGGCAATTATAATGATTTCTTCAGATTTACCTGAAGTTTTAGGTATTAGTGATAGGATAATGGTAATGAGTGAAGGTAAAATATCAGGAGAAATTAGTAGAGAAGAAGCTACTCAAGAAAAAATTATGAAGCTTGCAGTTGGTATGCAATAA
- the rbsD gene encoding D-ribose pyranase — protein MKKTALLNSDLSEVISKMGHTDMLAIGDCGLPIPGCTKRIDLALIKNLPTFIDTLKAVLLELEVEEVVIAAEIESKNKNVYEEIKGLIGDVKITIVSHEELKVLLKDCKAVVRTGEQTPYANIILKSGVVF, from the coding sequence ATGAAAAAGACAGCATTATTAAATAGTGATTTATCAGAAGTAATCTCTAAAATGGGACATACAGACATGTTAGCTATAGGTGATTGTGGCTTACCTATACCTGGCTGTACTAAAAGAATAGATTTAGCATTAATAAAAAATTTACCAACTTTCATAGATACATTAAAAGCAGTTTTATTAGAATTAGAAGTAGAGGAAGTTGTAATAGCAGCGGAAATAGAAAGTAAAAATAAAAATGTTTATGAAGAAATAAAAGGATTAATTGGAGATGTAAAAATAACAATAGTATCACATGAGGAATTAAAAGTATTATTAAAAGATTGTAAAGCAGTAGTAAGAACTGGTGAGCAAACACCTTATGCAAATATTATTTTAAAATCAGGAGTTGTATTTTAA
- the rbsK gene encoding ribokinase gives MNKICVLGSINMDLVLQIENMPKVGETILSNGFEKIPGGKGANQAVAAKRSGASVYMISKIGKDDNGQLLLKKLIDDNINTKYVLIDEKEPTGMAMIMVNKNGNNSIIVVPGSNMTINREDIKASKEAIIESDILISQFETPVDVTLDAFRIAKNLNKITILNPAPAKSIDDELLKYTDIIIPNETEAELITGVKVDDLESAKVAASKIIEKGVKFVIITLGSKGAAIISKNEAKIVDAFKVNAIDTTAAGDSFIGGLSSKLNTSELTFENLIEAVRFGNKVSSIAVQRKGAQPSIPYLKEVLEVYKEN, from the coding sequence ATGAATAAGATATGTGTCTTAGGAAGTATAAATATGGATCTTGTTTTACAAATTGAAAATATGCCTAAGGTAGGAGAAACTATTTTATCAAATGGATTTGAAAAAATTCCAGGTGGTAAAGGAGCTAATCAAGCTGTAGCAGCTAAAAGAAGTGGTGCTTCAGTATACATGATATCTAAAATAGGCAAAGATGATAATGGACAACTTTTATTAAAGAAATTAATAGATGATAATATAAATACTAAATATGTTTTAATAGATGAAAAAGAGCCAACAGGAATGGCTATGATAATGGTTAATAAAAATGGAAACAATTCTATAATTGTTGTTCCAGGTTCTAATATGACAATAAATAGAGAAGATATAAAAGCTTCAAAAGAAGCAATAATAGAAAGTGATATATTAATATCTCAATTTGAAACACCAGTAGATGTAACATTAGATGCATTTAGAATAGCTAAAAATCTTAATAAAATTACTATACTAAATCCAGCACCAGCAAAATCAATAGATGATGAATTATTAAAGTATACAGATATAATAATTCCTAATGAAACGGAAGCTGAATTAATTACTGGTGTGAAAGTAGATGATTTAGAAAGTGCTAAAGTTGCAGCTAGCAAAATAATAGAAAAGGGCGTTAAATTCGTAATAATAACTTTAGGTTCAAAAGGAGCAGCAATAATATCTAAAAATGAAGCGAAAATTGTTGATGCATTTAAAGTTAATGCAATAGATACAACTGCTGCTGGAGACAGCTTTATAGGCGGATTGAGTTCCAAATTGAATACAAGTGAATTAACATTTGAAAATTTAATTGAAGCTGTAAGATTTGGAAATAAAGTTTCTTCAATAGCAGTTCAAAGAAAAGGTGCACAACCATCAATACCTTATTTAAAGGAAGTATTAGAAGTATATAAGGAGAATTAA
- a CDS encoding MarR family winged helix-turn-helix transcriptional regulator — MSCNILGKYISNINRDFIKYCEPKLAKYNLTLTTWRCMIVIDKTQNCSLKTIAESLNVDNALITRNIKKLKELNYILKNPRKEDSRYFQLELTSKGKEVLSKVDKFQGLWYEKITTGFNEEEIETLVKLFDKLCMNIK; from the coding sequence TTGTCATGTAATATATTAGGTAAATATATTTCTAATATTAATAGAGATTTTATAAAATATTGTGAACCAAAGTTAGCTAAGTATAATTTAACACTTACAACCTGGAGATGTATGATAGTTATTGATAAAACTCAAAATTGTAGCTTGAAAACAATAGCAGAATCTTTGAATGTAGATAATGCACTTATTACAAGAAATATAAAGAAGCTTAAAGAGTTAAATTATATTTTAAAAAATCCTAGAAAAGAAGATAGTAGATATTTTCAGTTGGAATTAACATCAAAAGGAAAAGAAGTACTTTCTAAAGTAGATAAATTTCAAGGTTTATGGTATGAAAAGATAACAACAGGATTTAATGAAGAGGAAATAGAAACACTTGTTAAGTTATTCGATAAGTTATGCATGAATATTAAATAA
- a CDS encoding DUF4046 domain-containing protein — MKQINSRINDMDTLKIYRLILEGSVEKFPRGFWKRPEAKQDAAILTRYLIENILMWSDEELKENLRFIVLKKYKLSGMVEKVFNYSIFNLVDNAYPGKFKPWELSKVENNYWNEETCREALKWLFEEKLKWGLEDIKENLTGEVFIENKLNGMFSKIFNGSPYEVVNFIYPNKIKPWELKQVPNNYWNDNTTKEAINWLLKEKVDFNNRKKISRKVFVENRLDGMIQKMFSGSVKRANVKIKLDTEI, encoded by the coding sequence ATGAAACAAATAAATTCGAGAATAAACGACATGGATACATTAAAAATATATAGACTAATATTAGAAGGAAGCGTGGAAAAGTTTCCAAGAGGATTTTGGAAAAGGCCAGAAGCTAAACAAGATGCAGCAATATTAACTAGATATTTAATTGAAAACATATTAATGTGGTCAGATGAAGAATTAAAGGAAAATTTAAGATTTATAGTTTTAAAGAAATATAAATTAAGTGGAATGGTAGAAAAAGTCTTTAATTATTCTATTTTTAACTTAGTTGACAATGCATATCCAGGAAAATTTAAACCTTGGGAATTAAGTAAAGTAGAGAATAATTATTGGAATGAAGAAACATGTAGAGAAGCTTTAAAGTGGTTATTTGAAGAAAAATTAAAATGGGGATTAGAAGATATAAAAGAAAATCTTACAGGAGAGGTATTTATAGAAAATAAATTAAACGGAATGTTCTCCAAAATTTTCAATGGATCACCATATGAAGTAGTAAATTTTATTTATCCTAATAAGATTAAACCTTGGGAATTAAAACAAGTTCCTAATAATTATTGGAATGATAATACAACTAAAGAAGCTATAAATTGGCTTTTAAAAGAAAAAGTTGATTTTAATAATAGAAAAAAAATAAGTAGAAAAGTATTTGTAGAAAATAGATTAGATGGAATGATACAAAAAATGTTTTCAGGTTCTGTAAAAAGAGCTAATGTTAAAATAAAATTAGATACAGAAATTTAG
- a CDS encoding response regulator transcription factor encodes MFNVMIVDDLQIMRKDIIRKKVWGEKTGFLVKAEASNGEEALEKIKENNIDLIITDIKMPKVDGLELLKKIKDKNSSVCVILLSEYSEFKYAREGIIFGAFDYLTKPINEKQLEEALLRAKKFLVNQRKKEEKINKLDKLVKEDDIIELIEYIKTNNELALNKVEDIINSAVEKNFENLQSDKYIVKKVADEIIYKILLEYKWYNKFVNISNWKKSSNFRCDDISLIKKHIKEIIKKLMDDIAIFKFTNLKNRRVEEICNIIIENIENNISLELICKNMNMNKSYISHFFRKATGKTIVEHMTFIKMERAKNLLLNEDIKVYEVSYKLSYNDVEYFSRTFKKYVGISPKEFKNLQKMSN; translated from the coding sequence ATGTTTAATGTAATGATCGTAGATGATTTACAAATAATGAGAAAAGATATAATAAGAAAAAAAGTATGGGGAGAAAAAACAGGATTCTTAGTAAAAGCTGAAGCTTCTAATGGAGAAGAGGCCTTAGAAAAAATAAAAGAAAATAATATAGATTTAATAATAACGGATATAAAGATGCCAAAAGTAGATGGTCTTGAATTGTTGAAAAAGATTAAGGATAAGAATTCATCTGTTTGTGTAATATTATTAAGCGAATATAGTGAATTTAAATATGCAAGAGAAGGAATTATATTTGGAGCATTTGATTATTTAACAAAGCCCATAAATGAGAAGCAGTTAGAGGAAGCTTTATTAAGAGCCAAGAAATTTCTTGTAAATCAACGTAAAAAAGAAGAAAAAATTAATAAGTTGGATAAATTAGTTAAAGAAGATGACATTATTGAGTTAATAGAGTACATAAAAACTAATAATGAACTTGCGTTAAATAAAGTTGAAGATATTATAAATAGTGCAGTAGAAAAAAATTTTGAAAATTTACAATCGGATAAGTATATAGTAAAGAAAGTTGCAGACGAAATAATATATAAAATACTATTAGAATATAAATGGTACAACAAATTTGTTAATATATCAAATTGGAAAAAAAGCAGTAATTTTAGATGTGATGATATAAGTTTAATAAAAAAGCACATTAAAGAAATAATTAAAAAACTAATGGATGATATAGCAATATTTAAATTTACCAATTTAAAAAATAGAAGAGTAGAAGAAATATGCAACATAATTATAGAAAATATAGAAAATAATATTTCATTAGAGCTAATTTGCAAAAATATGAATATGAATAAGAGTTATATAAGTCATTTTTTTAGAAAAGCTACAGGAAAGACTATAGTTGAACATATGACCTTTATAAAAATGGAGAGAGCTAAAAATTTATTATTAAATGAAGATATAAAGGTATATGAAGTAAGCTATAAATTATCCTATAATGATGTAGAATATTTTAGTAGAACTTTTAAAAAGTATGTAGGTATTTCACCAAAAGAATTTAAAAATTTACAAAAAATGAGCAATTAA
- a CDS encoding PAS domain-containing sensor histidine kinase produces the protein MKYKSVKKINVKDKFYKVLMSIVLGLTSFILTFIFINAYIYNLKIGTGLNLILPILVTLNWGSIYGLLSMSIGLAGVYPFIIFDGNIILAIFTFMYDLVFIVLHGLGKNSRKNKRTIINNIYILQILYSIFVILSMIVFTVIYKKSILDVSIRLFIIKEVIGKFAVISIGTTLMKLPFIKKIFKIKSNSVDLKNTKIMALVIAIGTTFFLGVISITQYLIEEDKTFRWIISPTDKEKLVYIMSLTILIIIAGKIIDLYEKAIKAIKEAEINKLEYIKAKYKQKETEELYKLILYKSLNSVVIYEAVYDENKNVVDLQYVYANKSYRDLMGLSDEKIIGKLRRKDLGLVDEGLDKYYEILEKNKEYKYIEVYNKKNDRYFLVNGFKLKENKLALIILDISKIIKTKNELNSILESTDEFIWVVDKEYKLIRYNSSLARYIKKIYGLDIDKNLEDISKLYDSHESNWNKYYERAIKEGRVKIDCVPIIGGLELEVTLNPIYKDNEISKIAIFGKDVTERNKARNDLIKLNSELEEKIFNRTRKLQIAVNELEAFNYTIAHDIKSPLRAIEAYVRFTLEDHIETLDEEVINTLNEISKITQNITDMTNKLLDYSCTSISNIDRKNINIEDVFFEVFKEIKLSCLERKIVFKINDKLPIVDVDETLIRILIYNLLSNAIKFTRYKEKAFIEVGYKDEKEKYIFYVKDNGIGFDMAYSNKLFDLFERVHSIDEFEGNGIGLTTAKKILEKHNGEIWIESKVNEGTVVYFSLLKVN, from the coding sequence TTGAAGTATAAAAGTGTAAAAAAAATTAATGTTAAAGATAAATTTTATAAAGTCTTAATGTCTATAGTATTGGGACTAACTAGTTTCATATTAACATTTATTTTTATAAATGCTTATATTTATAACTTAAAAATAGGAACGGGGTTAAATCTTATATTACCTATTTTAGTAACTTTAAATTGGGGATCTATATATGGGTTATTAAGTATGAGTATAGGTCTTGCTGGGGTTTATCCATTCATTATTTTTGATGGTAATATAATATTAGCTATATTTACGTTTATGTACGATTTAGTATTTATAGTATTACACGGATTAGGAAAAAATAGTAGAAAAAACAAAAGAACAATAATCAATAATATATATATATTGCAAATACTATACTCAATATTTGTAATATTGAGTATGATAGTTTTTACAGTTATATATAAAAAATCTATATTAGATGTTAGCATAAGATTATTTATTATAAAAGAGGTAATAGGTAAATTTGCGGTAATATCAATTGGAACTACATTGATGAAATTACCATTTATAAAAAAGATATTTAAAATTAAATCAAATAGTGTAGATTTAAAAAATACAAAGATCATGGCATTAGTAATAGCTATAGGTACTACATTTTTCTTAGGAGTAATTAGCATTACTCAATATCTAATAGAAGAAGATAAAACTTTTAGATGGATTATATCCCCTACAGATAAAGAAAAACTTGTTTATATCATGTCTTTAACTATTCTTATAATAATAGCTGGAAAAATAATTGATTTATATGAAAAAGCTATAAAGGCAATTAAAGAAGCAGAAATAAATAAATTGGAGTACATAAAAGCAAAATATAAGCAAAAAGAAACAGAAGAATTATATAAACTAATACTTTATAAAAGTTTAAATAGTGTAGTAATTTATGAAGCAGTATATGATGAAAATAAGAATGTAGTAGATTTGCAGTATGTTTATGCTAATAAAAGCTATCGTGATCTAATGGGTTTAAGCGATGAAAAAATTATAGGAAAGCTTAGAAGAAAAGATTTAGGTTTAGTGGATGAGGGATTAGATAAGTATTACGAGATACTAGAGAAAAATAAAGAATATAAATACATAGAGGTTTATAATAAAAAAAACGATAGATACTTTTTAGTTAATGGATTTAAATTAAAAGAAAATAAATTAGCTTTAATAATATTGGATATATCAAAGATTATTAAGACTAAAAATGAATTGAATTCAATATTAGAAAGTACAGATGAATTCATTTGGGTTGTAGATAAAGAGTATAAATTAATTAGATATAATTCATCATTAGCTAGATATATAAAGAAAATTTATGGCTTAGATATAGATAAAAATTTAGAGGATATAAGTAAACTTTACGATAGTCATGAAAGTAATTGGAATAAATATTATGAAAGGGCAATTAAAGAGGGTAGGGTAAAAATAGATTGTGTTCCAATTATAGGTGGATTAGAGTTAGAGGTAACATTAAATCCAATATATAAAGATAATGAAATTTCTAAAATAGCTATTTTTGGAAAAGATGTAACAGAAAGAAATAAAGCTAGAAATGATTTAATAAAATTAAATTCAGAATTAGAAGAAAAGATTTTTAATAGAACAAGAAAACTACAGATTGCAGTAAATGAATTAGAAGCCTTTAATTATACAATAGCCCATGATATAAAGTCTCCTCTTAGAGCAATAGAAGCTTATGTAAGGTTTACCTTAGAAGATCATATCGAAACTCTTGATGAAGAAGTTATAAATACCCTAAATGAAATAAGCAAAATAACACAAAATATAACAGACATGACAAATAAGTTGTTAGATTATTCTTGTACATCCATATCAAATATAGATAGAAAAAATATTAACATAGAGGATGTATTTTTTGAAGTCTTTAAAGAAATAAAATTATCATGTTTAGAAAGAAAAATAGTATTTAAAATAAATGATAAATTACCAATAGTAGATGTTGATGAAACATTAATTAGAATTTTAATATACAATTTATTGTCAAATGCTATTAAATTTACAAGGTATAAAGAAAAAGCATTTATAGAAGTAGGATATAAGGATGAAAAAGAAAAATATATTTTTTATGTAAAGGATAATGGAATAGGTTTTGATATGGCTTATTCAAATAAATTATTTGATTTATTTGAAAGAGTACATTCTATAGATGAGTTCGAAGGAAATGGAATAGGATTAACAACAGCTAAAAAAATATTAGAAAAACATAACGGTGAAATATGGATAGAATCTAAAGTAAATGAAGGGACAGTAGTATATTTTTCGTTATTAAAAGTAAATTAA
- a CDS encoding pseudouridine synthase has product MRINKLLSNLGFCSRKETNRLIEENRIKVNGEYCIPGQWVEREDIILIDDKPIQEREKVYIALNKPVGITCTAAKEIKDNIISFINYPNYIFPVGRLDKASQGLIIMTNDGELANKILESENKHEKEYIVTVDKPFDDEFIKGMSSGVKIFETITRPCEVTRISKDTFKIILTQGLNKQIRRMSKVFGYKVIKLERIRIMNIKIDGIEIGKWRNLTEKEILELRYM; this is encoded by the coding sequence ATGAGAATAAATAAACTCCTTAGCAACCTAGGGTTTTGCTCAAGAAAAGAAACTAATAGATTAATAGAGGAAAATAGAATAAAAGTAAATGGAGAGTATTGTATCCCAGGACAATGGGTAGAAAGAGAAGATATTATACTTATAGATGATAAACCAATTCAGGAAAGAGAAAAAGTATATATTGCTTTAAATAAACCAGTTGGAATTACATGTACAGCGGCAAAGGAAATTAAAGATAATATAATTAGTTTTATTAATTATCCTAATTATATATTTCCAGTTGGAAGATTAGATAAAGCTTCACAAGGGCTTATAATAATGACTAACGATGGTGAATTAGCTAATAAAATATTAGAATCTGAAAATAAACATGAAAAAGAATATATAGTAACGGTAGACAAACCTTTTGATGATGAATTTATTAAGGGAATGTCTTCAGGAGTTAAAATTTTCGAAACTATAACTAGACCATGTGAAGTAACTAGAATCTCAAAAGATACTTTTAAAATTATATTAACTCAAGGATTAAATAAACAAATTAGAAGAATGAGCAAGGTATTTGGATATAAAGTTATTAAATTAGAGCGTATTAGGATTATGAATATAAAAATAGATGGAATTGAAATAGGAAAGTGGCGTAATCTTACTGAGAAAGAAATATTAGAATTGAGATATATGTAG